The sequence below is a genomic window from Rhizobium gallicum bv. gallicum R602sp.
GTTTCATACACCCAAAGATCGGCAAGGATCGACGAGCCGAACTCCATCCATCCGCGATGCCGGGCGCGTGTCAGGGCATCTTGCGGATGAAGCCTCGGCCCGGGTTGCGTTTCGTCGATGTATTCGCAAATTGGCGCACTCTCGAAGAGGGCGACCTGCCGCCCGTCTTCCTCGATCAGCAGAAGCGGAACCTTGCCGAGCGGAGAAATCTTCAAAAACCAGTCCGGCTTGGCATCGAGATCGATGAAAACGCGCTCGAAGGCCGCACCCTTCTCACCAAGGGCAATCGCAGCCCGCTGCACATAAGGGCACAGGTGATGCGAGATGAGGGTAAGCTTTTGCATGGCATATTCCCTTAAGAGGCTTTTGCAGGTGCAAGCGGTTGTGAAGGGCGAAGCGCGAAGGCGCCGTCTCCGAGCATGGCCTGGGCGATCGAAAGCACGATCAGATAGAGCGGATATTCCCAGCCGCCGCCCGGCGCAGTAAAGACCCAGCCGTTCGCCCCATGCGCCCAGATGATCGCGCCGGCAAGGGCCGGTACGAGCGCCAAGGCGACAAGGCGGCTCTGAATGCCGAGAACCAAGAGCGCCCCGCCGACCGCTTCGGCCGCAAAGGTGAGGTAGGCCAGCCAGCCCGGCAAGCCGATCGACGTAAAATATCCGGCGGTCCCCATCAGTCCGAAAGTCATCAATTTCAGGACGATGCTGTGGGCGAGGTACATCGTGCCGAGGCTGATCCGCAGCAGGGCAGTTGCATAGAGGATGGATTTATCTGCGTTCATGTTCGTCAATTTCCCATGATAGATGCATATGCA
It includes:
- a CDS encoding glutathione S-transferase family protein, giving the protein MQKLTLISHHLCPYVQRAAIALGEKGAAFERVFIDLDAKPDWFLKISPLGKVPLLLIEEDGRQVALFESAPICEYIDETQPGPRLHPQDALTRARHRGWMEFGSSILADLWVYETTSDPRVLETKRTVLASKFLIIETELSGGPFFVGKSFSLVDAVFAPIFRYFDVFDTISDSHIFDGLEKVKRWRSTLVQRPSVRQAAAADYHERLIAFLEKHQSALLEQAAA
- a CDS encoding DoxX family protein codes for the protein MNADKSILYATALLRISLGTMYLAHSIVLKLMTFGLMGTAGYFTSIGLPGWLAYLTFAAEAVGGALLVLGIQSRLVALALVPALAGAIIWAHGANGWVFTAPGGGWEYPLYLIVLSIAQAMLGDGAFALRPSQPLAPAKAS